A window of Desulfolucanica intricata genomic DNA:
ACTCAGGGTGCCGGGCAGGTCTCCCAGTGGGGCCCGGTCCAGGTGATGATAAGGAAAGCAGGCAGTTACCTCCGTACCTTTTTCGGGTAGGGGTTTAATTTTTAAGGTGCCGCCACAGGTTTTTATAGCATGCAGCAGTAGGGGAATCCCCAGTCCGACTTTTTTACATTGTTTGGTGGTAAAAAAAGGATCCATAAGCCTGGGAATATCTTTTTCGTCAATCCCCCGACCGTTATCCCTGACTTGAAATTCCAGCAGGTTTTCTTCAGGATTTTCAGTAATGGTAATCTCCAGGCCGGTGGCTCCGGCTTCTAAAGAATTGCGGGCTAAATCAAGGATGTGACAGGATAGCTCTTCCATCTTATTGCTGTTCCTTCGAGTATTTAGACAGAATTGAAGGGATTTTTCCCGGGTGAACCTGGGCGTGTACGTCTTCGTCTACTGTTACCACAGGTCCGAGACCGCAGGCGCCTACACAGCGTACCATGCCCAGGGAAAATTGACCGTCTTGGGTAGTGCCACCTGGTTTTACATCCAGTTGTTCCTGAATATTTTCTAAAAGCTGTTTTGCCCCTTTTACATAGCAGGCCGTTCCGGCACAGACGTTAATTTTGTGTTTACCTTTGGGGTGAACGTTAAAAAAGGAATAAAATGAGACTACGCCGTAAACATTAGCCAGGGGTATATTAAGTCCTTCAGCTACCCGAATTTGCACCTCCCGGGGGAGATAACCCACCAATTCTTGAGCCCGGTGTAGTACTTGAATCAGATTTCCGGGCTGGTCAAGTGAAGACTCAATGATTTTATCTATTTGACTTAGAAGCTCTTCACTGATCTGGGAATGGCATTGACAATTTTTTGCCATTATGCTAACCTCCTTATGTTTTATATATTAAAGGTAGGGTAAATACCTTTATTGTCTAATTAATTAGTTTTTGTTGAGCAAGAATTTGATAGAGCCGGCCCGCAGCAACAAAATTGTTAAGTGGTGTGGTGAAGAGGGGAATCCCTTCTTTTACTGCAGCTTTCAATGTATCCGGATCCGGTTTTTTGCTGCCGGTAATAATCACTCCGCATAAGTTTACCAGTGAGGCTACGGCAATTATATTGCAGTGTCGATGAATGGTAATCCATAGATTCCCTGGGGCAGTGTTTGCCAGGACATCACTGAGCAAATCTCCGCAATAAGCCCCCTTAATTTCCTGCTTTAGGCCTGTCGGGTCGGTAAGTAAAGTTAAATCGAGATTTCTGATAATTTCTTCCCAAAGATTCAACGGGTATCACCTTCCTTAATTTCTACTTCCCGTGCCCGCCCCATAGCCGGGGGCTGTTTAAGGGACAGATTAACCATTTCCTGCGCTAAAAGCTGCAGCCTTTCTCGGAGTTTAAATATACAGAATGCGGTTTCAGCGTGGCCCCGGACAATATCTTCTGCCAAGGCGCGACAGCTGGGGGAGCCGCAGGAGCCGCAATCAAGACCCGGTAAATCTTCAGTAATACGCTCCACCTCTTCCAACATGCTGATAGCTTGATCAATATCTTCGGAAAGCTTTAAGGTAGGGCGAGGTAATATTGGTTTTGTTAAACGGAAATAATCAGGATCTTTGGGTAATTGCAGCGGCTTAGTTTTTTGGGAACTTAGTTTTTTAACCAGTTTCTCCATACGAACCCGGGCTACAAAGAGATTTTGGGGCACCAGCGGCCCACCAATACAGCCTCCGGTACAAGCCTGGGCTTCCAGATAATCTATATCGTTTAAGCGCCCCCGCTCAATTTCCTCAAGAACATTAATAACACTATGAATGCCATCAACTGCCAGGTGAGAGTTACACCAGATCGCGTGGTTTTCACCCCCGGCCTTGCCCCAGCCTACACCGCAGGCACCGGATAAACTTTCCACCGGCCTGGTATCCGGGGAATTCAAGCGGTGAAGCAGCTCACCGTAAATGGTTGACATGGAAATAGCCCCGTTTACGTAAGACTTTTCCCCAAAGGGTTGTTTAATAGCGGTTACCTTGGCGGGACAGGGAGTGATAAAGAAAACTCCTATTTCTTCATCTTTTAAACCGTACTGTTGGATTGCTTTTTCCCTGGCCAGGCGGGCCGAGATTTCCATAGGAGTTTCAATGGATACAATATGTTTTAAAAGGCCGGGAAAACGAACTTGCATTAATCTCACCACTGCAGGGCAGGCCGAAGAGATTAACGGCTTGGGATGATCTTGTTGAAGGTAATTGTTTAAAGCCATAGAAACTGCCTCAGCTCCCACGGCCACCTCATATATATCATTAAAACCCAGAGTCAGGAGTGCGCCCAGTATTTCCTCCGGATTAGTCTTAGGTTCAAATTGTGCATATAGCGAGGGGGCGGGTAAGGCAATGGTATATTTATAGTTCTTTAGACGTTCCAGACTGTCGGTTATTGCCAGCTTTGCCTGGTTGGGGCAAATCCGAATGCACTCACCGCAGTCAATGCAGCGTTCTTCAATAATCAAAGCCCGGCCATCTCTAACCCGGATGGCTTCGGTAGGGCATCTTTTGATGCAGTTGGTACAGCCTTTACACTTGTTTTCATCCAATTTTACTG
This region includes:
- a CDS encoding ATP-binding protein, with amino-acid sequence MEELSCHILDLARNSLEAGATGLEITITENPEENLLEFQVRDNGRGIDEKDIPRLMDPFFTTKQCKKVGLGIPLLLHAIKTCGGTLKIKPLPEKGTEVTACFPYHHLDRAPLGDLPGTLSVLLTAENYVDLLYRHKYKQDTFIFDTKELRSQLGEVPLKNPVVLTWLQNYLNNELNNLRGGKTIENVGRTGQFTGKTSGRHENPRKK
- a CDS encoding NADH-quinone oxidoreductase subunit NuoE family protein — encoded protein: MAKNCQCHSQISEELLSQIDKIIESSLDQPGNLIQVLHRAQELVGYLPREVQIRVAEGLNIPLANVYGVVSFYSFFNVHPKGKHKINVCAGTACYVKGAKQLLENIQEQLDVKPGGTTQDGQFSLGMVRCVGACGLGPVVTVDEDVHAQVHPGKIPSILSKYSKEQQ
- a CDS encoding DRTGG domain-containing protein, with the translated sequence MNLWEEIIRNLDLTLLTDPTGLKQEIKGAYCGDLLSDVLANTAPGNLWITIHRHCNIIAVASLVNLCGVIITGSKKPDPDTLKAAVKEGIPLFTTPLNNFVAAGRLYQILAQQKLIN
- a CDS encoding [Fe-Fe] hydrogenase large subunit C-terminal domain-containing protein; this encodes MQQYFHSVKLDENKCKGCTNCIKRCPTEAIRVRDGRALIIEERCIDCGECIRICPNQAKLAITDSLERLKNYKYTIALPAPSLYAQFEPKTNPEEILGALLTLGFNDIYEVAVGAEAVSMALNNYLQQDHPKPLISSACPAVVRLMQVRFPGLLKHIVSIETPMEISARLAREKAIQQYGLKDEEIGVFFITPCPAKVTAIKQPFGEKSYVNGAISMSTIYGELLHRLNSPDTRPVESLSGACGVGWGKAGGENHAIWCNSHLAVDGIHSVINVLEEIERGRLNDIDYLEAQACTGGCIGGPLVPQNLFVARVRMEKLVKKLSSQKTKPLQLPKDPDYFRLTKPILPRPTLKLSEDIDQAISMLEEVERITEDLPGLDCGSCGSPSCRALAEDIVRGHAETAFCIFKLRERLQLLAQEMVNLSLKQPPAMGRAREVEIKEGDTR